Genomic segment of Candidatus Paceibacterota bacterium:
TGGGGGAGGCAAGGCTTACGGAAAGCGAAAATAAAGCATTAGCAGATATTTTATATAGAATAGATGAGTTAAGAACTAATATTGAAAATGGTGATTCGTGGGAAGGCATGAGAGAAAATGTTGAATATCTTAGAGAAAATTATCCAGATTTGAAAATTTGTCAGGAGATTAATAGAGTTATCCAGGTAGAGAAAAGGCAGTATAAAAAAGGTGGTTTTGAGGAATTTGAAGAAGAGAGATATCAGAAAGTTATAAAGAAAGCTGATGATATTTTCGGGGAGAAAATAAAAGAGAAAATAGGAAGTTTTGAAAACACGAAAGGAGGAATTGAGAAAATTTATGAAGATATTAAAAATAGAAAAATAGATAAGCTTGTTGCAGATAAGGAAAAAGGTGAACTTGGTCTAGACAAAGAACCAAAGAGCGAAGAAGATATTGAAAAAATGCTTCCAGAGACAGTTTCAAAATTGACAAACGGTCAAATTAATCCTGAGCAAACAAAAGAGATACAAAAAGATCTTAAAAAAAGAGGTTTTAGCGAGAAGGGTGAAGGATTTTTGAAATACTTCTTTCTTTTTCTTATTTCTATATTATATGTTGCTACAGGACTTTTGATGGCTGGTGGCAGAGGATTGGAAAGATTGGGTGGTAAGAAACATAAAAAATAAAAAATATGGCTGATGCTTTTTTAGAAAAAAATACAATAATTAAATTTATAGGGATGCTGAGGATAGACGAGAATAGAAAAAAAACATTATTAGAAAAATTACCTTCTTTTACGGACGAGGAAAAAGTATTTTTATGGAAAACATTATTGGATATTTATAGACTTGATAAAGAGAAAAAAGACGAAATAAGAAAAGTTAAAAAATATCTATAAAATTAAAATATGCAAGACGAAAGAAAATTTAAAGAATCTTTTGAAGAAAAATTTCCAACAGAAAAAAAAATTGAGACATCAGAAGAAGTAGAGCAGAAACCAGAGAGGGAAGAAGAGAAAATAGTTGAAAAGTCAGAAGAAAAAGAAAGAATTGTTCCTACTGTGGAAGTTTTAAAAACAGCGACTACAACTCCATTAGCAATACAGAAAAGAAATTTGACAGATGAGGAGGAAGAGAAGATTAACTCTTTAGTTAATCTTACAATTAAAAATCCTAATATAGAAAAGGGTCTTGAAGAGGCGAACAAGGTATTAAATAGCGAAGTTCAGAGATTTAAAAAACAAGGTAAAGAATATGCTTATCTTATTGATGAATTTCACGATAGATTAGTTTTGGAATTTCAAAAACGCGCAAGAAAATTTGAAAGCTAATTATATTGACAATATTTACCAGTGTGTTATAATAAGATATGCTCCATTGATAAAAACGTTTGTGGAAAATAATACCTCCTAAAATTTTTCTACAAAAACGGAAATCAGGGCGCCATGGAACTCCATGTTTTCTCTAATTTCTATCAATGGAGCTTAAAGAGATCAGCCATTTTTGGCTGTTTTCTTTTTAATTAACTAACTTTAAATCAGCAGTTATTTTATCTATTTTTTCTTCAGGAGCCGGTCCTATGCCTATACATGTTTTTGTTCCTTTTGGTATTTGTGTTAGCCCCGCGTCTTCAACAATAGCAGTGGGTAAGTTCTCTGCGATTGCTTTTTGGTAAAGAGAGAATAATTCTTCTAAATTTCCACACCATAAAACTATTTTTTTCTGGCCCTCCCTTTCCCATTCTTCTTTATATTCGCTTTTGTTCAAAGACATAATAGCCGCATGCGCTACTTGGGAGGCAAGTTTCCCCTTTTTAAGGTTGAGATCTTTTCTTATAATTATCGCCTGTTTTTGGGACATATTTTCTTTATTTTCTGAATTCTATCACAATTATACGTTTTGGCAAAGGTTCAAAAAAATGGTAAAATAAATAGGTAAAAAATTTATGCTTATTGAATTTATTGATCAACACTATAAAGATAAATATAGCGAGAGAAATCAGGAACATTTTTATATTACAGACTCTGGAAAATGTCCCCGCGCAGTTTATTTTTCAATGAAGGGTTATAAAAAGAAAGAAAAAGAAGCCCGTGCCCTTAGGATTTTTGATAGGGGAGATATAATACACCAGAGGATAATGAGTGTTCTTTTGGCTATTCCTGAAGTAAGGGTAGTCTCTTCGGAAATCGATATACCCTCAAAGGAGCTTTTTCATGGCAGAGCAGACGCTGTTATATCGGTAAATAATAAGCTTTATGTTGTTGAGATAAAAAGTTCAGGTGAGTTTAAATTTAGAAAATTAGCAGAACCTGAAGATGCTCATAAAAAACAAATTCAGCTTTATATGCATTATTTTAAAATTCCTCAAGGCATTGTTATTTACGAGAATAAAAATACTCAAGAGATGAAAGAGTTTGATTTAAAATACGATCAAAAATTCTGCAAAAAAATTATAAGTGACTTTGAAGAATTGAAGTATCAAATAGAAAACGAAATAATACCGCCGATTCCTCTTGACTTAAAGGAAAAAAGAGAATCAGCAGAAAATAGAAAAGGAGGTTTTCCTTGGGAATGTGAATATTGTGATTTTAAAGACGAATGTGATAAAATAGAAAAAAAAGAGAAAAAGTAAAATAATTATGGATTATATCGATAAAGATGTTCTAAGAAAAATTTATAAAAAACGTCCACCAAAAAGCCATAAATATGATTTTGGTTATCTACTTGTAATAGGAGGTTCAAAACTTTATAGTGGCTCTCCCGCCCTTTCAGCTCTTGCTGCTTTAAGAACGGGCGTTGATTTGACTTTAATAGTGGCACCAAAGAGAGCAGCTGATATAATTGCTTCTTTTTCTCCAAACCTCATTGCCGTTGCTTTAAAGGGAGGAGATTTAGGAGAAGAGCACTTGCCAGAATTATTTTCTCTTACCGAGAGCGCAAAGAAAGTATCCAACAAAAATACGGCATGTATTATTGGAGGAGGCGCTGGAAGAGATGAAATGACAGAAAAAGCTGTTATTAATTACTTATCTAAAATTGATATACCAGCAGTTGTTGATGCTGATGCAATTTGGGCGATTTCAAAAAATAAAGAAATTTTAAAAGGTAAAAATTTTGTTTTGACGCCCCATGCATATGAATTTTATATTTTAACAGGAGTCGAAATTTGGAAAATGGGAGAAAAAGAGCAAATAGAAGAGGTTAAAAAAGTAGCAGGAGAATTGGGCGTAACAATACTTCTTAAAGGAATGCAGGATATAATTTCAGATGGCAATAAGGTTTTTTTAAATAAAACTGGCTGTCCTGAAATGACTGTAGGAGGAACGGGGGACACACTATCTGGAATTTGTGGTTGCTTTTTGTCTCAGGGCATAAATCCAATTTTGGCAGCAAGTGCCGCAGCTTATATTAATGGAGTGGCTGGTGAAGCAGCAAAAGAAAAAAGAGGGGCTGGACTTTTACCCACCGATCTTATAAGGGAAATTCCCAATGTAATAAAATAATGCGGAAAGAAAATATATATTTAGTAGTGGTTATTATAGTTGCGATAACCGGAGGGGTTATTTTTTTTATTAATGGAAGGACTTTTCTTGAAGCCCAAAAGAAAAATTATCAAGAAGAAATTATAAATTGTCTTCTTTCAAAAAAAATTAAGTTATATATAGCATCTAGTTGTAGTTTTTGTGAGGAGCAAAAAGAGATTTTTGGAGAGTACTTTGATAAGATGGATGTTGTAAATTGCAACAGGGGAAATGACTGGTCTGAGGCTTGTCGCAAAGAAGAGATCAACTCTGTTCCTACATGGGCCTTTTCTAAGAATCTTAGAATGCAAAAAGATAAAATTTTATCTTGCGAAGAATGCAAAAAAGAATCAGAAGGAATAAATTGTTATAATAATTGTTATACAGAGTCAAAAGATGGCAGGTTTTTACGTATTTCTGGATTTCTAACTCTTGATAATTTAAGCGAAATATTTAATTGCCAATCCAATTAGTTTTATTTGCATTAATAATAAATTTTTAGCTATAATAAAAAATGGATTCACAAAAAATAAAAGTTTATTCAACTCCCACTTGTGCTTATTGTTTTGCATTAAAAGACTTTTTAAAAGAAAACGATATTAATTTTGAGGAAATAGATATCGCGGTGGATAGCGATAAGAGGGAAGAGATGATAAAGAAATCAGGACAAATGCAGGTTCCCGTGGTTGATATCAACGGCGAAATTGTTATAGGTTTTGATAAAGAAAAAATAAAAAACTTATTAAATTTAAAATAAAAAAATGGCAAAAATAGCTATAAATGGTTTTGGTAGAATAGGAAGGCAAGTTTTTAAAATATTATTAGAGAAATATCCAAATCTTTCCATTGTTGCTATAAATGATTTA
This window contains:
- a CDS encoding PD-(D/E)XK nuclease family protein; translation: MLIEFIDQHYKDKYSERNQEHFYITDSGKCPRAVYFSMKGYKKKEKEARALRIFDRGDIIHQRIMSVLLAIPEVRVVSSEIDIPSKELFHGRADAVISVNNKLYVVEIKSSGEFKFRKLAEPEDAHKKQIQLYMHYFKIPQGIVIYENKNTQEMKEFDLKYDQKFCKKIISDFEELKYQIENEIIPPIPLDLKEKRESAENRKGGFPWECEYCDFKDECDKIEKKEKK
- a CDS encoding NAD(P)H-hydrate dehydratase; this encodes MDYIDKDVLRKIYKKRPPKSHKYDFGYLLVIGGSKLYSGSPALSALAALRTGVDLTLIVAPKRAADIIASFSPNLIAVALKGGDLGEEHLPELFSLTESAKKVSNKNTACIIGGGAGRDEMTEKAVINYLSKIDIPAVVDADAIWAISKNKEILKGKNFVLTPHAYEFYILTGVEIWKMGEKEQIEEVKKVAGELGVTILLKGMQDIISDGNKVFLNKTGCPEMTVGGTGDTLSGICGCFLSQGINPILAASAAAYINGVAGEAAKEKRGAGLLPTDLIREIPNVIK
- a CDS encoding glutaredoxin domain-containing protein — protein: MDSQKIKVYSTPTCAYCFALKDFLKENDINFEEIDIAVDSDKREEMIKKSGQMQVPVVDINGEIVIGFDKEKIKNLLNLK
- the pth2 gene encoding peptidyl-tRNA hydrolase Pth2, which translates into the protein MSQKQAIIIRKDLNLKKGKLASQVAHAAIMSLNKSEYKEEWEREGQKKIVLWCGNLEELFSLYQKAIAENLPTAIVEDAGLTQIPKGTKTCIGIGPAPEEKIDKITADLKLVN